One segment of Solanum stenotomum isolate F172 chromosome 1, ASM1918654v1, whole genome shotgun sequence DNA contains the following:
- the LOC125842998 gene encoding cyclin-U4-1, whose amino-acid sequence MAELEIQNQNLMPKLIDYLSSLLQRVAEANDINGRFQPQKISVFHGLSRPNISIQNYLERIFKYANCSPCCFVVAYVYLDRFTQCQPSLPINSFNIHRLLITSVMIAAKFMDDMYYNNAYYAKVGGISITEMNFLEVDFLFGLGFHLNVTPTTFQTYCAYLQKEMLMQSPPMNFEDSSLFMVRSPKLQYICFNEDESSSQQQQQQQLVV is encoded by the exons ATGGCAGAACtggaaattcaaaatcaaaatctgaTGCCGAAACTCATCGATTACTTATCTTCTCTTCTCCAACGCGTCGCTGAAGCTAACGATATCAATGGCCGATTTCAACCACAGAAGATCTCTGTTTTTCATGGACTCTCACGGCCAAATATCTCAATTCAGAACTATTTAGAGAGGATTTTCAAGTACGCAAATTGCAGTCCTTGTTGTTTCGTTGTTGCTTATGTTTATCTCGATCGATTTACTCAGTGCCAACCTTCTTTGCCCATCAACTCCTTCAATATTCATCGCCTGCTTATCACCAGCGTCATGATTGCTGCTAAATTCATGGATGATAT GTACTACAATAATGCATATTATGCAAAAGTTGGAGGAATCAGCATCACAGAGATGAACTTTCTTGAAGTGGATTTCCTATTTGGATTGGGTTTTCATTTAAATGTAACTCCCACTACTTTCCAGACTTATTGTGCCTATCTACAAAAAGAGATGCTAATGCAGTCACCACCCATGAATTTTGAAGATTCTTCCTTATTTATGGTAAGATCACCAAAGCTTCAATATATTTGTTTCAACGAAGACGAATCGTCTTcgcagcagcaacaacaacaacaactagtTGTTTGA